The Candidatus Bathyarchaeota archaeon nucleotide sequence GGTTAGGCTGCGGTTAGCACGTTGTCCTTGTAGACAAGACGTCGTTCCCGTACGAGTTGCTCCAGAATCTCAGAAAACCGTTCTTTAGCAGACTCGCCTGAATGGTTGATGCCAAACACTTTGGCGGTTTCTGAAATCAAAGATTCCTCGCCTATGCCTAAGGCGTATTTGGCGATTTGTGTCATGGCTTCTTCGACTTCTTCAGGTGGGATGTATTCAGGTTTGCGTCTGCTCTCGGGGATGCCTTCAACTGGAACGCGGATGGGGACTTTTTTGAGCAGTGGAGGCCAAATAAAACTGCCTCTAAAATCAGCTTTCTGTTCCCGAATCAGGTTATTGAGCGCATCTTTAACCGCATGAGTAACATTAACCGTGACTCGTTCTACACCCCAAGCAGCGGCTAAGCGTTCTACGGCGTAGTCAAAGTGAATTGGTCCCTCGTTTTCGATGAGCTCCTGTAGTAGGCGGGTTTGGATTGAGTGATTCTCAGGGTAGTGGAACTCATTTTTCTGTTTGGAGTTAATGCTTCCTCTTGCACTGTCAACTCGAATGTAGGGGTCATAGACTGCTTTGATTGGGTGAGTTTTGTAGGGAACGCCGAGTTTTTCGATGCCGCCGAATTTGACTTTGCGGAAAGTGTTCTGTGCCAACATGTCTTCACGGGTTTCCACGATGGGTTTTTGCGCTACATTGTCGAGGTGGAGTTTATGGGCTTGTGCTAATGCCTCTTTTAATCGTTTAATTTCGCTGTCTCGTCTTGAAACCCACGCGGGACTCCAGACACGGTAAATATGCCAGCCTAAATTGTGCAGGACTTGCTCGCGGAGGCGGTCACGGTCTCGGGCGCTGTTGCTGCTCTTGTAGCTTGCACCATCACATTCCACACCCATAAGGTAATATCCGGGGTTTACGGGGTCAACTACGCCAAGGTCAATACGGTAGCCGCTGCAACCCACCTGTGGAACTACTTGGTAGCCCATCTTTTTGATTTCCGCCGCGATGTCCTCATCTAAGGCTGAGTCAAACTCGCCACGTTTCACCTTTGCCAACTGCAAGGCTTCAGGACCTTTCTCAGCATATTCCAGATAGCCTCTAATGGTTTGCACTCCGACGGCTTTCACGTCGGGGTCGATGTCGGTTGCTTTTATGGATGTTACCAGTACGACTTTTTCGCGTGCTCTTGTGACGGCAACGTTTAATCGGCGTTCTCCTCCAGGCTTGTTGAGGGGTCCAAAGTTCATGGTTATGTTGCCGTTTTGGTCATATCCATAGCCTACACTGAAGAATATGACGTCGCGTTCGTCTCCTTGCACATTTTCAAGGTTCTTTACAAAGAAGCCTTCGAGGCGGTCTTCGATGAAGAACTTTTCAAACTCGGGATTGTCCTTTAAGCGTCGGTCAATGGCTTCCTGCACGGTTTCCATCTGAGCAATACTAAAGGTAACTACGCCCAATGTTTTGTTGGGGTAACGACTGAAGTGGTCAAATACGAGATCAGCGAGACGTTCAGCTTCTTTGGGATTGTCACGTTTGCCGCCGCGGTCATAAATGCCGCCTTTTACATAGTCCAGTTTTACGCCTAAATTGTCAGTTTTTGCAGAGGCTGACGGGAAGGTGATGAGTGTGTTTTCGTAGAAGCGGTTATTGGAGAATGCGATGAGTTCTTCATGTTTGCTTCTGTAGTGCCAACGCAACGTCTTCACGGGCAAACCAACACCCAAACACTCGTCAAGGATGCTATCAAACACTTCCACGTCATCATCGCTGATTTCATCCCAGTCAAAATCTTCCAGTAGGCTCTTTTGGAAGAACGAGGTTGGGGGAAGTTGCTTGTTGTCTCCTGCAACCACAAGGGTTTTGCCGCGGTATATGGAGCCGATGGCGTCTTCGGGGACAATTTGGCTGGCTTCGTCAAAGAGTATTAGGTCGAATTTGGAGGATTCGGGTGAGAGGAATTGGCTTACGCTGATGGGACTCATGAGGAGGCAGGGTTTTAGTTTGACAAGTAGGTTGGGGATTTTCTGTAGCAGGGTGCGGATGGGCATGAGGCGGCGTTTTTTGGCTGCTTCTTTGAGTAGGATGTTGGCTTCAGAGTCGCCTGCTTGGATGATGATATCTTGTGGTTTGCGGCTGTTGGCTTCAGAGATTACCCTGTAAGGAGTTAAGCGAATGAGGTCTTGGTCGAGTTTTTTGAAGTCCGCGATGAGTTGTTCATGGTTTTCGCGGCGGAACTGCCCCAGCAGGGGGTCTTGGGTGTAGAGGTTGTTTATCCAGTCCTGTAGGGCACCCCGTTTGAACACGTCAACAAGGGTTGGTGATGCGGGATGGTTTTCAACTAAGGCATCAAAGAATTTGTCTAAGCCGCGTAGGCTGAAGCGGTTTTTGATGTCTTTAAAGTCAATCCAAACTTGCAACTCATCCACTCGAGCACGCAAACTCATAATCCGCTCAATGATAACGGCAGTTTGGAGGGTTTTGAGTGGCTGGTTCTGATACATCAAGTCTGATTCGAAACGGTTCTCAAGGCTTGTGATTGCTCTTTGGGAAGCCTCAAGCTGGGTAATTAATGCCGTGTTTTTAGGTGCGGCAGCGGGTCCTTGAGCGGCAATTTCTGCGTAAGCCATGGGTACCGCAACTTCGCCAAAAACCGCTTTGATTTTGCCTGCCCAATCCAGAACTAAGAGGATTCCTGCCCAGTCCGTATCTAAGCCTTGGTATCTTTGGCCGTATTTGGAGGTGAGTTGGGCGCGTTCATCAATAATGGATGCTTCTTTGATGCGTACGTTTTGGGCGTCTTTTAAGTCGCTTATTAGTTGGTTGTATGTTTTGGGCTGTTTGATGCAGGTGTCTAGGGTTTCATTGGTTAAATCCTGTAGGTAAACGAGGTGGCGCTCGATTTGGTTTGCCCACTCTTCCAACTCGGGGAAGGAGCTGTGGGTTATTGCTCGGTCGGAGGTAGGAAGTTTTTCTGGGATGATGTCTGTTAGGTCTTTGCTTTGAGTTTCCCAAGTGATAATGGACTCGTTTAGTTCATTGCCCAGATGTTTAACCATGGGTGAGGGGTTAGCTTGGCATGTGCACAGTTTAGTCAAAGTCTCAGGCAGAGGTTTAACCCATGAGAGCCTGTGTATTTCCTCGGTTGCTTCTATCGCCTTATTCACTCGTGACCACGAAGTTGAAGTGCCATTGTAGAAGCGCCCCAGCACTGCTTTTACCTTTTCAGCATTAGCTTCAATTTCATCATCTAGCAACACAAGTTTTCTGGCATATACCAAGTCTTCAGCTACAGTTTTGGGTACCCTACCGTCTATAGTGACTTTGCTGATTTCTTTTTGGTCACTGCGGAAACTGCCGCTTAAGAAACGGCTAACACCCTGGTAACTGTTGTTGTAGCGTGAAATTAACTCGTCAAGGTCTAAATCAAAAAGTTTAGGCGTATAAAGCTGCTCAAGACGCTCCTTGATGCTGTTGTATTCTTCATAGGTTTTTTCTGCTTTAGCCGCCAAAGTCTTTAGCTGCTCAAACGTGACGGGATTAAACCATTCTAACTCGGGCTTGTCCTCGCCAAAACAGTAAACCGACAACTTCGAAAGTGCCTTTGCCTGCTCAATTGTTAAGTGCTCAGCAGTTAACCCGTAGATTCCCGCAAGCGCGGTGGCGCTATCAAGCCATTTTCTGGATTGCGCCCCAGTGGTTTTGATGAAGGTTAAAAGTTTTTCATATTTCGCCAGTAGTTCACTCTCACCCAAATCCGTATTTGATAGAGGCTTGCTTAGCGCGTGTAGGGTCTGAGTAAGTTCTTGTGCGCGGTTTAATACTAAACTAAAGATGCTGGGTTGGTAGCAGGTCATTAGCCGTGCTTTGGTGGTTTTTATATAATCGCAGGTTTGGCTGTATTCTTGGGCTTCTTCGATGAGTTTAGCAGTATCCTCGGTTAACCAGTTTGCTTCGGGCTTAGGACTTTCAAAGAGGTACTTGCCTACAGAGAGTAACCAGCTGACCCGTTCAAAACTGTCAGGTGCCTCAAGACCCAGCTTAGATGCGTATGATGCACCTTCAGCTTGGAACTGCGTTAGGGTTTGTGCTATGTCTTCAAGAAACGTGAGTAGTTCGGAACGAACTTCAAGATTGTATTTGCTTGTTCGGTAGCCGCGCCATGGAAAATCTGGCTCCTCAACCACTTGCCAAACCTTGCTAAGCTGAGAAACTAACTCCTCAATATCTTGCATTTTCTGAGGCGTCAACAAGGCAACACCAGATAAGCCCACAGGGATAAATGGCACCCGCTCTAGACTGGAGATTTCACCCAGCACATCATAGGCGCTCCGTTGCAGATACGGGCGTTGCTCATGCAAAGCGGTTACATACCCGTTGAGTTTGTCTCGGTAATCAGTCATTTTCTGGAAATCATGCTCAGCAGGCAACTTCTTTGGAACCAAATGTTCCTCCAAAGCACGTTTGAGTTCCGCCACGACCTGTTGCTTGTTAGCTTTGCTGCTGTGAAGTTCTAAACAAAAATGTGATAATCCGACCTCGTTGAGGCGTTTGTAGACAACTTCGAGCGCAGCCATTTTGTCGCTGACAAACAGGACGGATTTGCCATGTGCGATGCATTCGCCGATTATGTTGGCGATGGTTTGGCTTTTTCCTGTGCCGGGTGGGCCAATCATTACAAAACTTTGGCCACGTAGTGCGTATTCGATGCTGACGCGTTGGCTGCTGTCTGCGTCTAGCACTTGGAAGGTTTTTTGGGGCTGCTCGATTTTGTCTACGTCTTTTTCTTCAGGCAAAGAATTCACGATGAGACTGTCCTCTTTTATGCCTGTTATTGCGCGCACGATTGGATGCTGAGTGACCATGTCAGCGTTAGCTTCAAGGTCTTTGTAAATAACTAGCTTGTAGAAAGAGAAAAGGCCTAAATCGATGGATTGCTCGACTTTCCAACCGTTTTCCGCAACCGCTTTTGCTACTGCGTCAAAGTAGCTGTTTAGGCTTTGGTCTTCCCAGTCCTCTGGAGGTTCAGGTAATGTTACTTTGAAGTCAACTTTTAATTTAACTTGCAGTGCAGGGTTCAAAATCACGTCTTCTTCAACAGGTGGTATGTTGATTGTGTAGGGTTTACGCATGGATTCTCGTGTTATCTCGATAGGCACCAACAGTAACGGTGAAGAAACAGACTCCTTGTCAAGGTCAATCCAGTTTAACCTGCCAAATGCCACGTACAAAATGCGAACACCACGTTCACGGTAATCAAGAAGTGCTCGTCTCTGCAAGTTTTTGATAATTTTTTCTAACTCTTCCCTCTTTACCCCTTCACTAACCAGTTGTCCAGGCAACGGACTTTTAGGTTCCTCGGGCAGGACTGCTTTTGCAGATTTTTTAGGAGGTTTGTAACCGTTTTTTTCGGGTTCGTCTGCTTTTTTCTCTTCTGGTGGCAGCCAGAACTCAATGTGTTTTTTATTGTTCACAAGCCCTTTAAAAATTGATTCAGCATCAGGTGCAGTGATGCGTAGGCTTGTGCGTTTTGTTTTGTGAAAGTATAAGAGGTTATTTTTTCTGGATAGGTCGATGAGTCTGGATTTCCAGTCTTCAACTCGACGCATAGGTTGAGAAGTAAGAGTTTGCGCCATTTAGTGTGCCACCTTAAGAGACAGTAAAATGTATTGGTAATCTGTATCTTTAATACTTGCGGTTTCCCCGCCGAAAATTGCAGGGACTAAACTACACAGTAAAATCGCTACTTCTCAATTGCTTCCATGAGCACTTTTTTGAGTTCTTCAAGCCCAATATTTCGTGTTTCCAACAAACAAAGCCCCATATCCAGCTTTTCCAGTTCCGCCTCAAGCTTTGAGGCGTTCTCGCAAGTGTCTAAAAGCACGACTCCTTTAATGCCGCTGAACATGTTTTTGTACGTCGCTTCATCAAGACCTTCTTTTACAAATTTTTCTTTCGCATCCATGAAAAAATCTACCATGCCTGGACCCATAAACATCAAATTATGATTGGGGTCTGCGTCAAAAAATTTTCCTTTCCCACCCAATTGGCAGTCAATACAGTTTACAGCATCCACTTTAGCAACGCTGTATTCCTCGGCGAGTTTTTTCATTTCGTTGTCTTGTCCCAAACACAAGTCACCGTAAACCAGCACGATTTTGCCCTTAAACCGTTTCTTGGTGTACTCTAAAACTTTGCGCAGGTTACTTTCAAGCGCGTTGTAGTCCACATGGAAGTTTTTACTGACAAACACTAATTCAGCATCCAAACAACCCTGCTTAACTAATTGTTGAAGTTCACGTTTTAGGACACTGCAAGAAACCAAACAAATCTTGTCTTGACTATTCAATTTAACTCTTCAAAAAGAAATAGTATTTATCGGCATAAGTATTTTCCCTGCTAAAAACGATTTAGGACCTGTTTTCCTCTGTTAGGTTTACAGGCGGATTTACAGGTTCAGTCTCTTTAACAGGTAGCTTGGTGCGTGGCGAAAAAACTACGTGGTGGAACGCAACATAAGAAATTGCTGTTTTCAGCCAGAAAATCACGACGCCGCCGAGCAACGCCACAGAAACGCCTAACGCAAAGGGCACGCCTAAGGCTTTGTAGATTTCGCTGGTTATGATTTGAGCGTACCCGATGAAGGCGTATCCTTGGGCTTCAATGTTTCCTCCGATTGCCCTAACAATTATGACTTTATCAACAGGGATTAACTGTCCAAGCGATGCAAATACGAGCAGCAAAGTTAAAATTTCAAAGCCCCACGCAAAAAATGAAAGTATCATGGGTTTAGTGAGCATTTTTGGGTTTTTAAGAAGGATAACCATTCCTTCGTGATAATCGCCCAATGCCTTGAGTATCTTTGACTGTAAAGCAACCAGAGAAGGTCGCTTTTTGCCGTTGCTGGTTAAGAAATCAAAAAAGGCATTTACTACTTTTTGGGCTGCCGAAGGCTTAAAGCTGGCGGCAAGCAGGATAAGCAAGGGTAAAGTCAGCATAATCATTATGCCGCCAATTGTAATGAGAAGTACACCTTCAAAACGGTAATTTAACAAAAGCAATGCCACGCCAACAAGCATGTTGCCCAAATTGAATATTGCTTCGTACATGTTTTTTGCAACAACTGAAGCCACAGCCTTGCCGCTTTGCACGTTTGGGTCCCTATTTAGCAAATAAGCCTTAAACAGGTCACCTGACCAGCCGCCTGGAATCAGGTTATCGATGAATATGCCTACCCAGTATAGGTTGAAGGTTCGGCGGAAACCCAGTTTAATGGATAAGGCTTTGAGAAGTTCAAACCAGACAAGCGCATGCAAAGTGAGAGAGATGATTACGCTTATTATTGCAAAAACGTAAAAGGCCACATTAACTTTTGAAATGACAACAAACAGTTGCCCTATGCCGACATAATAGAAAAGATACAAGACCAGAGCAGTGTAGCCTATTAAAGCTGCAAGAAGAATCCATTTTTTAACAGAAGGAGAAATAATGGGAGAAGTACTTACTGCCATTTTCATTTAATAATTAATGGCGGGCTTATTTCAGCGTTCCCTAATAAAAGCAAAAGAAACCCTGAAGATTATTGCAGCTTAGAAACCACTTTTTTGCCCACCACAAAGATATCCCTTGCAGAAGCTACTGGGCCATCACTTGAATGGAAAAGAGAATAATCCACTATGGAAAAACCAGCTTTCTGCAACTGCTCACGCAACGTCTCTAAAGAAAAAAAATGAACAGGCAACTTACCCTGCTTATTGTCAATAAGCGCGTTGAAGTCTTCTTTGCTGATTTGGGTCTCACAAAATACGCCGTTGCAGAGTTCATCTTTAGCATAATAATCCTGCCCTTCAGAATACGACACAAGCAAAAACAGCAATCCATCAGGTTTAGCAACCATGTTTAACTTTTGCAGGATTAAAGAAACCAAATCTGTGTTAGTGTGCTGGATTATGTGACTGCACAAAATTACATCAAAACTTTCGCTACTCCAATTTAATTCCTCAATGGCGGAGATTTTAAAGGTAACCTTTTGAGTAAACCCCTGCTCTTTAACAAGAAGCATTGCTTTTTCAATTTGGCTAAAGTCAGGGTCAACAGCTAAAATTTGGTCAAAGAACCCTTGAAAACGTGGAAGCAGTCGTCCTGTTCCGCATCCTGCGTCTAAAAGCCAAGAGCGCGGTTTTTCTTTTATGTATGTTTCTATTTGGTTGAGGATTTGGTTCTCTTCATTTTGCCATTGCTCTGGGAACTGTTTGATTAGTGAACCTGTGATTTTGTCGTCTTTGTCGGGGTAAGTGTAGGTTTCTTTTTTTGGTTTGGGCATTTTGTTTACTCTGACAACGGGTTTTTTGTGACTTCAGCTTTTTTGTCATGAACAATAAAAGAGTACTTGTTGCAGTCATTATGCCATACGCCGTCTTCAGTTTTGCAAGCTATAAAGGCATACCACGCCTTATCTAGATATGTGGGGTCTGGACGATTTGTCCAGTTTGAATCAATTGTTTGCTCTTTTTTGATTTCAATCTCCTGATTAGGTTTGATTACTTGTCCAGGAAACGCAAAAAAATCAAAACCTAAGGGTCCACCTTCAGGTGTTCCACCTGGGGGTCTGAGCGCTATCACGATACTTTCTAAAGTTACGGGTTTATCACCCACATTTCGAAGAGTCCCCTTCATAGTGACTTTTTGACCAAGAGAAACTTCTTTGGGAATCTCAAGTTGTCCATACCGTATCGGAAAAAGAGTAAGCCATTCTTTGTGAGAACTTTCCGTGCCGATTTTGGTGTATTTCTGAATTAGCATCATCGTGTTTAGGGTTACTTGCCTGATTTCGTTGTTGATGGTTTTTAGGTCTTCGGTTTTGTGGTTGATATTGAAGTGCTGGTCAAACTGAGAAATCTGTTTAACATAGCTATCGTAAGCAACTTCAACTTGAACCTGATCACCTAAGTTTGTTTGAACCCGGTTCATTGAAAAACGAAAAACCGTGAAAATATCCGCAAACCCCGTTACAGAAAGCAGTAGGGTCACGTCAAGTCTTCCACCTAAGGCAGCATAAACTGCACCTATAAACATAACAACTGCAACACCGATAAGAATCCAATTCATGGCTAAAATAGACCAGAAGGTGATGTTTATTCGGCTTATTATACCCTTAAACCGGAGGTTTGACTGCGTCATGGAGTTGCAGACTTGGTCTAAAATTTTTTCTTGAAACGTGGGGTCGATACTGTTTTTTTCTTCAGGTGGACTTTTGGCTTTTCCAGATAAATCATCAGGCAAACGATAAACCCTAAAGCGATATTGTAAGCCTCTGTTAATATTAATTGTGCTCGAACCCAGAGAACGCAAAACAAAGAAACAAAAAAATAAGAAAGAAAAAACTACTGTTTTTCTGCAACAGCCTTAAAGCAGTACCTTTGCCACTGCGGCCACGTCTGCGGTGTACTACAAGCACCAAAATCCAAAGCAAGTTCCATGCCGATTTCAAGCTGTTCTTGCGTGACACCCTGAATTATGCCGGGGATTTTTAGACCAATTCCAAACTCGACAATGCCAACTACGTAGGGAGCCATGCTTTGGAATTGTGCAGGGGCAACATTGATGACTGTGTAGGTGAGAAGTTTACCTTTTCCAGAAATCTGCATCCATTCAAACTCGCGGCCAAGGCAGTTGTCGCAGATGGGTCTTGGGGGCAGATGGATTTTTCCGCATTTGAGGCATTTTCCCGCCATCAGTTTTTGTTCTTGTAGAAACTTGTAGAATTGTTCAATCGTGAATTGTTCTGTTGCGCTCATTACTGGTCTCTCCTGTAAATGTGCACAGACG carries:
- a CDS encoding DUF3320 domain-containing protein encodes the protein MAQTLTSQPMRRVEDWKSRLIDLSRKNNLLYFHKTKRTSLRITAPDAESIFKGLVNNKKHIEFWLPPEEKKADEPEKNGYKPPKKSAKAVLPEEPKSPLPGQLVSEGVKREELEKIIKNLQRRALLDYRERGVRILYVAFGRLNWIDLDKESVSSPLLLVPIEITRESMRKPYTINIPPVEEDVILNPALQVKLKVDFKVTLPEPPEDWEDQSLNSYFDAVAKAVAENGWKVEQSIDLGLFSFYKLVIYKDLEANADMVTQHPIVRAITGIKEDSLIVNSLPEEKDVDKIEQPQKTFQVLDADSSQRVSIEYALRGQSFVMIGPPGTGKSQTIANIIGECIAHGKSVLFVSDKMAALEVVYKRLNEVGLSHFCLELHSSKANKQQVVAELKRALEEHLVPKKLPAEHDFQKMTDYRDKLNGYVTALHEQRPYLQRSAYDVLGEISSLERVPFIPVGLSGVALLTPQKMQDIEELVSQLSKVWQVVEEPDFPWRGYRTSKYNLEVRSELLTFLEDIAQTLTQFQAEGASYASKLGLEAPDSFERVSWLLSVGKYLFESPKPEANWLTEDTAKLIEEAQEYSQTCDYIKTTKARLMTCYQPSIFSLVLNRAQELTQTLHALSKPLSNTDLGESELLAKYEKLLTFIKTTGAQSRKWLDSATALAGIYGLTAEHLTIEQAKALSKLSVYCFGEDKPELEWFNPVTFEQLKTLAAKAEKTYEEYNSIKERLEQLYTPKLFDLDLDELISRYNNSYQGVSRFLSGSFRSDQKEISKVTIDGRVPKTVAEDLVYARKLVLLDDEIEANAEKVKAVLGRFYNGTSTSWSRVNKAIEATEEIHRLSWVKPLPETLTKLCTCQANPSPMVKHLGNELNESIITWETQSKDLTDIIPEKLPTSDRAITHSSFPELEEWANQIERHLVYLQDLTNETLDTCIKQPKTYNQLISDLKDAQNVRIKEASIIDERAQLTSKYGQRYQGLDTDWAGILLVLDWAGKIKAVFGEVAVPMAYAEIAAQGPAAAPKNTALITQLEASQRAITSLENRFESDLMYQNQPLKTLQTAVIIERIMSLRARVDELQVWIDFKDIKNRFSLRGLDKFFDALVENHPASPTLVDVFKRGALQDWINNLYTQDPLLGQFRRENHEQLIADFKKLDQDLIRLTPYRVISEANSRKPQDIIIQAGDSEANILLKEAAKKRRLMPIRTLLQKIPNLLVKLKPCLLMSPISVSQFLSPESSKFDLILFDEASQIVPEDAIGSIYRGKTLVVAGDNKQLPPTSFFQKSLLEDFDWDEISDDDVEVFDSILDECLGVGLPVKTLRWHYRSKHEELIAFSNNRFYENTLITFPSASAKTDNLGVKLDYVKGGIYDRGGKRDNPKEAERLADLVFDHFSRYPNKTLGVVTFSIAQMETVQEAIDRRLKDNPEFEKFFIEDRLEGFFVKNLENVQGDERDVIFFSVGYGYDQNGNITMNFGPLNKPGGERRLNVAVTRAREKVVLVTSIKATDIDPDVKAVGVQTIRGYLEYAEKGPEALQLAKVKRGEFDSALDEDIAAEIKKMGYQVVPQVGCSGYRIDLGVVDPVNPGYYLMGVECDGASYKSSNSARDRDRLREQVLHNLGWHIYRVWSPAWVSRRDSEIKRLKEALAQAHKLHLDNVAQKPIVETREDMLAQNTFRKVKFGGIEKLGVPYKTHPIKAVYDPYIRVDSARGSINSKQKNEFHYPENHSIQTRLLQELIENEGPIHFDYAVERLAAAWGVERVTVNVTHAVKDALNNLIREQKADFRGSFIWPPLLKKVPIRVPVEGIPESRRKPEYIPPEEVEEAMTQIAKYALGIGEESLISETAKVFGINHSGESAKERFSEILEQLVRERRLVYKDNVLTAA
- a CDS encoding DUF1638 domain-containing protein encodes the protein MNSQDKICLVSCSVLKRELQQLVKQGCLDAELVFVSKNFHVDYNALESNLRKVLEYTKKRFKGKIVLVYGDLCLGQDNEMKKLAEEYSVAKVDAVNCIDCQLGGKGKFFDADPNHNLMFMGPGMVDFFMDAKEKFVKEGLDEATYKNMFSGIKGVVLLDTCENASKLEAELEKLDMGLCLLETRNIGLEELKKVLMEAIEK
- a CDS encoding flippase-like domain-containing protein — protein: MKMAVSTSPIISPSVKKWILLAALIGYTALVLYLFYYVGIGQLFVVISKVNVAFYVFAIISVIISLTLHALVWFELLKALSIKLGFRRTFNLYWVGIFIDNLIPGGWSGDLFKAYLLNRDPNVQSGKAVASVVAKNMYEAIFNLGNMLVGVALLLLNYRFEGVLLITIGGIMIMLTLPLLILLAASFKPSAAQKVVNAFFDFLTSNGKKRPSLVALQSKILKALGDYHEGMVILLKNPKMLTKPMILSFFAWGFEILTLLLVFASLGQLIPVDKVIIVRAIGGNIEAQGYAFIGYAQIITSEIYKALGVPFALGVSVALLGGVVIFWLKTAISYVAFHHVVFSPRTKLPVKETEPVNPPVNLTEENRS
- a CDS encoding class I SAM-dependent methyltransferase encodes the protein MPKPKKETYTYPDKDDKITGSLIKQFPEQWQNEENQILNQIETYIKEKPRSWLLDAGCGTGRLLPRFQGFFDQILAVDPDFSQIEKAMLLVKEQGFTQKVTFKISAIEELNWSSESFDVILCSHIIQHTNTDLVSLILQKLNMVAKPDGLLFLLVSYSEGQDYYAKDELCNGVFCETQISKEDFNALIDNKQGKLPVHFFSLETLREQLQKAGFSIVDYSLFHSSDGPVASARDIFVVGKKVVSKLQ
- a CDS encoding Zn-ribbon domain-containing OB-fold protein, coding for MSATEQFTIEQFYKFLQEQKLMAGKCLKCGKIHLPPRPICDNCLGREFEWMQISGKGKLLTYTVINVAPAQFQSMAPYVVGIVEFGIGLKIPGIIQGVTQEQLEIGMELALDFGACSTPQTWPQWQRYCFKAVAEKQ